The Thunnus maccoyii chromosome 9, fThuMac1.1, whole genome shotgun sequence genome includes a region encoding these proteins:
- the rnf215 gene encoding RING finger protein 215 isoform X1: protein MAATRRRCCLRLILPLLLLLCPGLLVAAEQVALVEVFVEQRPGVSALLQGEVVESRPGRWSSEHRDQDKQDLEGELVLVRDEEPQVSGGKAEDDSKEPEPWIGVVPVEMDDSKASTGNQESFADAMVNKMKRALVLGASALIILALNQNTVREMDLSQVLSKPIIVIQTSENVTKLIGALLRGLQATAKITYKTILQDNLGATLTLWSSCGRSRGGRYGEWQGVICTGETNSQVQKYLQQLWDTVLLVALILSTGVIVQARWQYQDHQLNDDLELLPKQDVLKRMSSLKTKTYRQPKPWCDPSQPVETDNCAVCLEPFNNNQCLRVLPCLHEYHRDCVDPWLLLQHTCPLCKRSILSSVCKDS, encoded by the exons ATGGCTGCAACTCGCCGCCGGTGCTGTCTCCGGTTAATCCTACCGcttctcctgctgctgtgtCCGGGGCTGCTGGTGGCGGCGGAGCAGGTCGCTCTGGTGGAGGTGTTCGTGGAGCAGCGGCCCGGTGTCAGCGCTTTGCTCCAGGGAGAAGTGGTGGAGTCCAGGCCGGGCAGATGGAGCTCCGAGCACCGGGACCAGGACAAACAAGACCTTGAGGGAGAGCTGGTCCTG GTTCGGGACGAGGAGCCGCAGGTGAGCGGAGGAAAAGCGGAGGATGACAGCAAAGAGCCGGAGCCGTGGATCGGGGTGGTGCCGGTGGAGATGGACGACAGCAAAGCCTCCACCGGAAACCAGGAGTCCTTCGCTGATGCGATGGTCAATAAA ATGAAGCGAGCTCTGGTCCTCGGAGCGTCTGCGCTGATCATCCTGGCTCTCAACCAGAACACCGTCAGAGAG atgGATCTGTCTCAGGTGCTGTCGAAGCCCATCATTGTGATCCAGACGTCTGAAAACGTCACCAAGCTGATCGGAGCTCTGCTCAG GGGCCTTCAGGCGACAGCGAAAATCACATACAAGACCATCCTGCAGGACAACCTG GGAGCCACGCTCACGCTGTGGTCCAGCTGCGGGCGATCGAGAGGCGGACGCTACGGAGAGTGGCAGGGGGTCATCTGCACGGGAGAGACCAACTCTCAGGTCCAG AAGTACCTGCAGCAGCTGTGGGACACGGTCCTCCTGGTGGCTCTGATCCTCAGCACCGGCGTCATCGTTCAGGCCCGCTGGCAGTACCAGGACCACCAGCTGAACGACGACTTAGAG TTGCTTCCTAAACAGGACGTCCTGAAGAGAATGTCGTCCCTGAAGACCAAAACGTACCGTCAGCCCAAACCCTGGTGTGATCCGTCCCAGCCGGTAGAAACCGACAACTGCGCTGTGTGTCTGGAGCCGTTCAACAACAACCAG TGTTTGCGGGTGCTGCCGTGTCTCCATGAGTATCACAGAGACTGCGTGGatccctggctgctgctgcagcacacCTGTCCTCTGTGCAAACGCAGCATCCTCA gCAGCGTCTGTAAGGACAGTTAA
- the rnf215 gene encoding RING finger protein 215 isoform X2, translating into MQVALVEVFVEQRPGVSALLQGEVVESRPGRWSSEHRDQDKQDLEGELVLVRDEEPQVSGGKAEDDSKEPEPWIGVVPVEMDDSKASTGNQESFADAMVNKMKRALVLGASALIILALNQNTVREMDLSQVLSKPIIVIQTSENVTKLIGALLRGLQATAKITYKTILQDNLGATLTLWSSCGRSRGGRYGEWQGVICTGETNSQVQKYLQQLWDTVLLVALILSTGVIVQARWQYQDHQLNDDLELLPKQDVLKRMSSLKTKTYRQPKPWCDPSQPVETDNCAVCLEPFNNNQCLRVLPCLHEYHRDCVDPWLLLQHTCPLCKRSILSSVCKDS; encoded by the exons GTCGCTCTGGTGGAGGTGTTCGTGGAGCAGCGGCCCGGTGTCAGCGCTTTGCTCCAGGGAGAAGTGGTGGAGTCCAGGCCGGGCAGATGGAGCTCCGAGCACCGGGACCAGGACAAACAAGACCTTGAGGGAGAGCTGGTCCTG GTTCGGGACGAGGAGCCGCAGGTGAGCGGAGGAAAAGCGGAGGATGACAGCAAAGAGCCGGAGCCGTGGATCGGGGTGGTGCCGGTGGAGATGGACGACAGCAAAGCCTCCACCGGAAACCAGGAGTCCTTCGCTGATGCGATGGTCAATAAA ATGAAGCGAGCTCTGGTCCTCGGAGCGTCTGCGCTGATCATCCTGGCTCTCAACCAGAACACCGTCAGAGAG atgGATCTGTCTCAGGTGCTGTCGAAGCCCATCATTGTGATCCAGACGTCTGAAAACGTCACCAAGCTGATCGGAGCTCTGCTCAG GGGCCTTCAGGCGACAGCGAAAATCACATACAAGACCATCCTGCAGGACAACCTG GGAGCCACGCTCACGCTGTGGTCCAGCTGCGGGCGATCGAGAGGCGGACGCTACGGAGAGTGGCAGGGGGTCATCTGCACGGGAGAGACCAACTCTCAGGTCCAG AAGTACCTGCAGCAGCTGTGGGACACGGTCCTCCTGGTGGCTCTGATCCTCAGCACCGGCGTCATCGTTCAGGCCCGCTGGCAGTACCAGGACCACCAGCTGAACGACGACTTAGAG TTGCTTCCTAAACAGGACGTCCTGAAGAGAATGTCGTCCCTGAAGACCAAAACGTACCGTCAGCCCAAACCCTGGTGTGATCCGTCCCAGCCGGTAGAAACCGACAACTGCGCTGTGTGTCTGGAGCCGTTCAACAACAACCAG TGTTTGCGGGTGCTGCCGTGTCTCCATGAGTATCACAGAGACTGCGTGGatccctggctgctgctgcagcacacCTGTCCTCTGTGCAAACGCAGCATCCTCA gCAGCGTCTGTAAGGACAGTTAA
- the ascc2 gene encoding activating signal cointegrator 1 complex subunit 2, producing the protein MACARVPLDEQQVTEPGPLGKERTLPALHPDRKEERYFVPYKPLPEDSTPAEVEEFLEHAKFITEDLEWLLALPHDKFWCQVVFDESLQRCLDSYLHHAPRGLDLAALPSSPAVAEMQRSVHRMVFLTFLRMATHKESKENFLTPAVFGEIIYDNFLFDIPKILDLCMLFGKGNSQLLHKMIENIFTQQPSYYSDLDETVPTVLEVFDTILDRCGLQCEGATAMEPMKLNAHKQPTAMTMSQQELVDIILYLCDSTTTIHAFLDIFPAACSSFHSHSFLDRLTSFYETAVPDLEKALRKRNFDDKGVQEDAWKRLSHSCRKMVEMAHLVLHHTCLQPILEGGENMQTFAEELLQHFTSFLPEKRFLSDYDEQFPIADDISLLHQALPVIDETRTSYLLQGVESAWDSVGRRKPQSQIQLRTSSSFVANQGAVGGASAASSSASFNPQEVREPGEGGESLRGAEAMLDVSLKGNNGAVCPVSGAELESLLSCIRDLLPDLGEGFLLACLQEYDYNSELVINNILEDRLAPNLDKLDRAMPRPVKEEVSSVLSKRSNVFDDDEFDIFRRDQVDMSRIWKGRRKGESARELLDDKQHIAEQKARYQAYETVVDEVVIEPGESAASYGLDDYDDEYDDTYDMNQVGANDLDGDSLLNRRPFTVPQVLRKGNKHEDVDEGEDEDEEEESVQNNVNRDQFVQDPALLRERAEARRAAMQQRKGIRPERPSNVVGRAKGQGQTLETFLDRRKKEANKSRGANHNRRTMADRKRNKGMIPS; encoded by the exons ATGGCCTGTGCTCGAGTGCCCCTGGATGAGCAGCAGGTGACCGAGCCTGGCCCGCTGGGAAAAGAGCGCACACTGCCCGCACTG CACCCGGACAGGAAGGAGGAGCGCTATTTTGTGCCTTATAAGCCCCTGCCAGAGGATAGCACTCCTGCTGAGGTGGAGGAGTTTTTGGAGCATGCGAAATTTATCACGGAGGACCTGGAGTGGCTGCTCGCACTGCCTCACGATAAGTTTTGGTGTCAG GTGGTGTTCGATGAGTCCCTGCAGAGATGCTTAGACTCGTATCTGCATCACGCTCCTCGCGGCCTCGACCTCGCCGCCCTGCCCTCCTCCCCGGCGGTGGCTGAAATGCAGCGCTCCGTCCACAGGATGGTCTTCTTGACCTTCCTAAGGATGGCGACGCACAAAGAATCAAAG GAGAACTTCCTCACCCCGGCTGTGTTTGGAGAAATTATCTACGACAACTTTCTTTTTGACATTCCCAAAATTTTGGATCTTTGCATGTTATTTGGAAAAGGCAACAGCCAGCTGCTGCATAAGATGATAG agaacaTCTTTACCCAGCAGCCATCATACTATAGCGACCTGGATGAGACGGTACCCACTGTGTTAGAG GTGTTTGACACTATCCTGGACAGATGTGGTCTCCAGTGTGAAGGAGCCACCGCCATGGAACCGATGAAGCTTAACGCACACAAACAGCCCACTGCCATGACCATGAGCCAGcag gAACTTGTAGATATTATTTTGTACCTGTGTGACTCGACAACCACCATCCATGCCTTCCTGGACATCTTCCCTGCTGCCTGCTCCAGCTTCCACTCCCACAGCTTCCTCGACAG ATTGACCTCGTTTTATGAGACCGCTGTGCCTGACCTTGAGAAGGCCTTGAGGAAGAGAAACTTTGATGATAAAGG TGTTCAGGAGGACGCGTGGAAGAGATTATCACACTCCTGTCGGAAGATGGTGGAGATGGCTCACCTGGTGCTGCACCACACCTGCCTACAGCCGATCCTGGAGGG CGGAGAAAACATGCAAACGTTTGCAGAGGAGCTACTTCAACATTTCACGTCTTTTTTACCAGAGAAAAG GTTCTTGTCAGACTACGATGAGCAGTTCCCCATCGCAGACGACATCAGCCTCCTACATCAGGCCCTGCCTGTCAT CGACGAGACCAGGACGTCCTACCTGCTCCAGGGGGTCGAGAGCGCCTGGGACAGCGTCGGGCGACGGAAACCGCAGAGCCAGATTCAGCTGAGAACGTCCTCGTCATTTGTAGCCAATCAGGGAGCAGTGGGCGGTGCTTCTGCCGCTTCCTCTTCAGCCAGCTTTAACCCTCAAGAGGTCCGAGAaccaggagaaggaggagagagtcTGAGAGGAGCAGAGGCCATGCTGGATGTTTCCCTAAAAGGAAATAAC GGAGCGGTTTGTCCGGTGAGCGGGGCGGAGCTGGAGTCTCTGCTGTCGTGTATCAGGGACCTGCTGCCTGATTTGGGAGAAGGCTTCCTGCTGGCCTGCCTGCAGGAGTACGACTACAACTCTGAGCTGGTCATCAACAACATCCTGGAGGACCGGTTGGCCCCGAACCTGGACAAACTGGACCGAGCCATGCCGAG GCCTGTGAAGGAGGAGGTTTCAAGTGTTCTGAGCAAAAGATCCAACGTGTTTGACGACGACGAGTTTGACATCTTCCGCAGGGATCAGGTGGACATGTCACGCATCTGGAAGGGCAGGAG GAAAGGTGAGAGCGCTCGAGAGCTGCTGGACGACAAACAGCACATAGCGGAGCAGAAAGCTCGTTACCAGGCCTACGAGACGGTGGTGGACGAGGTCGTCATCGAGCCCGGTGAATCCGCCGCCAGCTACGGCCTGGACGACTACGACGACGAGTACGACGACACCTACGACATGAACCAAGTGGGAGCCAACGACCTGGACGGAGACAGTCTGCTGAACAGAAG ACCTTTTACAGTCCCTCAGGTActaagaaaaggaaacaaacacgAGGATGTGGACGAAGGCGAAGAcgaggatgaggaagaagaaagtgTACAG aaCAACGTTAACAGAGACCAGTTTGTGCAGGACCCGGCTCTGCTGAGGGAGAGGGCTGAAGCTAGAAGAGCCGCCATGCAGCAGAGGAAAGG CATCCGGCCGGAGCGTCCCAGCAACGTCGTGGGCCGGGCCAAAGGTCAAGGACAAACGTTGGAGACATTCCTGGACCGACGCAAGAAAGAGGCCAACAAGAGCCGCGGCGCCAACCACAACCGCCGCACCATGGCCGACCGCAAAAGGAACAAAGGGATGATCCCTTCCTGA